The following coding sequences are from one Anguilla anguilla isolate fAngAng1 chromosome 12, fAngAng1.pri, whole genome shotgun sequence window:
- the LOC118210366 gene encoding olfactory receptor 52E4-like, translated as MSSLNSTLSLNTTFVRPPFFFITGLNNMPYAKYYYVFLCFVFVVSVLGNSFVMFIIYTERSFHTPKYLAIFNLVVADLGESTALIPNLIAMFLFDSQYISFDACLANMFFVFLFVTLQSLTLTVLAFDRLVAICSPLRYHAIITMQAMAVILTAVWAYDSVLLILMVTLITRLSFCKSIVVQSYFCDHGSIYTLACNDNLVNSIVAKLNMVLLLYLPLILTLLSYVFIADVLFKMASWEGRLKAIKTCSAHLMLVAVYYLPLMATYLCEIAFTINPNARIINTSFAKAITPMLNPIIYVLNTEEVKEFSKNIFKRKQKKNTTQILK; from the coding sequence ATGAGCTCCCTGAATTCCACCCTCTCTCTAAATACTACTTTTGTGCGTCCCCCATTCTTTTTCATCACTGGTTTGAATAACATGCCCTATGCCAAATACTACtatgttttcctgtgctttgtttttgtggtctCTGTGTTGGGGAACtcatttgtcatgtttattatatacacagagcgcagttttcacaccccaaagtatttggccatttttaatttggtcGTAGCTGACTTAGGTGAAAGCACTGCTCTTATTCCAAATTTAattgcaatgtttctttttgattcACAATACATCTCCTTTGACGCTTGCTTggccaacatgttttttgtgtttttatttgtcactttGCAGTCTCTCACTCTTACCGTTCTGGCCTTtgatagattggtggcaatATGCTCGCCACTGAGATACCATGCCATCATCACAATGCAAGCAATGGCTGTGATATTAACTGCAGTGTGGGCATATGATTCAGTTTTACTGATTCTAATGGTGACTTTAATTACCAGGTTGTCTTTTTGTAAATCCATTGTGGTACAAAGCTACTTTTGTGATCATGGGTCCATATACACATTGGCATGCAATGACAATCTCGTAAATTCTATCGTGGCAAAACTTAACATGGTATTGCTCCTTTATTTACCTTTGATTTTGACTTTACTGTCATATGTGTTCATTGCTGACGTACTGTTTAAAATGGCCTCATGGGAAGGGCGACTTAAAGCCATTAAGACTTGTTCCGCACACCTAATGCTTGTGGCTGTATATTATCTTCCATTAATGGCCACCTACCTTTGTGAAATTGCTTTTACCATTAATCCTAATGCCAGGATCATTAATACATCATTTGCAAAGGCCATTACCCCCATGCTAAACCCAATCATTTATGTGCTGAACACTGAAGAGGTAAAGGaattctcaaaaaatattttcaaaaggaaacaaaaaaaaaacacaacacaaatattAAAGTAG
- the LOC118209008 gene encoding olfactory receptor 1-like, with the protein MNSLNSTLYLNTTFVRPPFFFIDGLDNMPHAKYYYVFLCFVFVVSVLGNSFVMFIIYTERSFHTPKYMAILNLIIADLGESTAFIPNVIAMFLFDSQYISFDACLANMYFVPLFACLQSLTLTVMAYDRLVAICLPLRYHTIITMQAMVVMLTVVWAYDSVLMILMVIFITRLSFCKSIVVQSYFCEHGPVYKLACNDNFINHVISRVHVALLLYLPFMLTVLSYVFIVGALSKIASSEGRFKAIKTCSAHLMLVALYYLPIMGTQIAGLTSTLQPNGRIINLSIANSITPMMNPIIYVLNTEEIKEFSKKLFKRKKKNCNRIKQSK; encoded by the coding sequence ATGAACTCCCTGAATTCCACCCTCTATCTAAATACAACTTTTGTGCgtcccccattttttttcattgatggTTTGGATAACATGCCTCATGCCAAATACTACtatgttttcctgtgctttgtttttgtggtctCTGTGTTGGGGAACtcatttgtcatgtttattatatacacagagcgcagttttcacaccccaaagtatatggccattttaaatttgattataGCTGACTTGGGCGAAAGCACTGCTTTTATTCCAAATGTAattgcaatgtttctttttgattcACAATACATCTCCTTTGACGCTTGCTTGGCCAACATGTATTTTGTGCCTTTATTTGCCTGTTTACAGTCTCTAACTCTTACTGTTATGGCctatgatagattggtggcaatATGCTTGCCATTGAGATACCACACCATCATCACAATGCAAGCAATGGTTGTGATGTTAACAGTGGTGTGGGCATATGATtcagttttaatgattttaatggTGATTTTCATTACCAGATTGTCCTTTTGTAAATCCATTGTGGTACAGAGCTACTTTTGTGAACATGGGCCCGTATACAAATTGGCATGCAATGACAATTTTATTAATCATGTGATATCAAGAGTTCACGTGGCATTATTGCTGTATTTACCCTTTATGTTGACTGTACTctcatatgtatttattgttggTGCACTGTCTAAAATAGCTTCATCAGAAGGGCGATTTAAAGCCATTAAGACTTGTTCTGCACACCTAATGCTGGTGGCTTTATATTATCTTCCAATAATGGGAACCCAAATTGCTGGACTAACTTCAACCCTTCAGCCTAATGGCAGGATAATTAATTTGTCCATTGCAAATTCCATTACGCCCATGATGAACCCAATCATTTATGTGCTGAACACAGAAGAGATTAAGGAATTctcaaaaaaacttttcaaaagaaaaaaaaaaaactgcaacagaattaaacaatcaaaataa
- the LOC118209012 gene encoding olfactory receptor 52E8-like yields the protein MTSLNSTLSLNTTFVRPPFFFITGFHNIPHAKYYYVFLCFVFVVTVLGNSFVMFIIYTERSFHTPKYLAIFNLAVADLGESTALIQNVISVFLYDSHYISFDTCLANMFFVFFFSSLQSFTLTVLAYDRLVAICLPLRYHAVITMQAMAVILTGVWAYNSVLLILMVSLVTRLSFCKSIVIYSYFCGHGAVRKLACNDNLVNSIVGKLNMVLLLYLPLILTLLSYVFIADVLFKMASWEGRLKAIKTCSAHLMLVAIYYLPIMSTYLAEIAFTINPNDGIINTSFANAITPMLNPIIYVLNTEEVKEFSKNIFKRKKKIIT from the coding sequence ATGACCTCCCTGAATTCCACCCTCTCTCTAAATACAACTTTTGTGCGTCCCCCGTTTTTTTTCATCACCGGTTTTCATAACATTCCCCATGCCAAATACTACtatgttttcctgtgctttgtttttgtggtcactGTGTTGGGGAACtcctttgtcatgtttattatatacacagagcgcagttttcacaccccaaagtatttggccatttttaatttggctgtaGCTGACTTGGGTGAAAGCACTGCtcttattcaaaatgtaatttcagtgtttctttATGATTCACACTACATCTCCTTTGACACTTGCTtggcaaacatgttttttgtgtttttcttttccagtttgCAGTCTTTCACTCTTACCGTTCTGGCctatgatagattggtggcaatATGCTTGCCACTGAGATACCATGCCGTCATCACAATGCAAGCGATGGCTGTGATATTAACAGGGGTATGGGCATATAATTCAGTTTTACTGATTCTAATGGTGAGTTTAGTTACCAGGCTGTCTTTTTGTAAATCCATCGTTATATACAGCTACTTCTGTGGTCATGGAGCCGTACGTAAATTGGCTTGCAATGACAATCTCGTAAATTCTATCGTGGGAAAACTTAATATGGTATTGCTCCTTTATTTACCTTTGATTCTGACTTTACTGTCATATGTGTTTATTGCTGACGTACTGTTTAAAATGGCCTCATGGGAAGGGCGACTTAAAGCCATTAAGACTTGTTCCGCACACCTAATGCTTGTGGCTATATATTATCTTCCAATAATGTCTACCTACCTTGCTGAAATTGCTTTTACCATTAATCCTAATGACGGCATCATTAATACATCATTTGCAAATGCCATTACCCCCATGTTGAACCCAATCATTTATGTGCTGAACACTGAAGAGGTAAAGGaattctcaaaaaatattttcaaaagaaaaaaaaaaataataacctgA